One Candidatus Sulfurimonas baltica DNA segment encodes these proteins:
- a CDS encoding O-antigen ligase family protein — protein sequence MVNIIYIKINQLNNFRISKQNEFTLYANYLLVAYAFFLPIYASTTRTIFSVIVVLFLLSGNIKEKFLFAIKDKVVLAFVLFYFMHLVWMLGSQHIDIASYKLANFRYILYIILFVAIIREDFIYKILAGFILGIFFSEIISYLMLMGIHIPYLQYSGGGTNVPFMSSYTQYSTVLSISMGILLYGIITIRQHISLKLLYVFFFISASSNIFIIQSKLGYGLYAISILVVTAMITIKHKKYWMIPISIVLIIGGYILAYSLSNTFHQRVNSFFNETAAAVEKENYHTSTGTRIGFHKYGYDLLQESLLFGFGTGDHQYEFLEYIKVVENDKSNYNSMKNNLDSGSGGSLHSEFLDNSLQFGIIGLVIFLNIFYQLLKYQVNDYYLKIVQVIFVVILLATASVNMIFLFSKIGKIFTLLSALTLKLYYNKEKLKKLT from the coding sequence ATGGTAAACATAATATATATTAAGATAAATCAACTTAATAATTTTAGAATTAGTAAACAAAATGAATTTACACTGTATGCAAATTATTTACTGGTTGCATACGCATTCTTTTTACCTATTTATGCATCTACTACCAGGACTATTTTTAGCGTGATTGTAGTCCTATTCTTATTGTCAGGTAATATTAAAGAGAAATTCTTATTTGCTATCAAAGATAAAGTCGTGCTAGCATTTGTCTTATTTTATTTTATGCATTTAGTTTGGATGCTAGGAAGTCAACACATTGATATAGCATCTTATAAATTGGCAAACTTTAGATATATTTTATATATTATATTATTTGTCGCAATTATAAGAGAGGACTTCATATATAAAATTTTAGCTGGATTTATTTTAGGAATATTCTTCAGTGAAATAATAAGCTATCTCATGTTAATGGGTATACATATACCATATTTGCAATATTCTGGTGGGGGAACAAATGTTCCTTTTATGTCATCATACACTCAGTATAGTACAGTTCTATCTATCTCTATGGGTATTTTACTTTATGGTATTATCACAATTAGACAACATATATCACTAAAATTACTTTATGTATTCTTTTTTATAAGTGCTTCAAGTAATATATTTATCATTCAGTCCAAACTAGGATATGGGCTATATGCTATATCTATTCTAGTTGTAACAGCTATGATAACCATAAAGCATAAAAAGTACTGGATGATTCCCATATCAATTGTGCTCATTATAGGAGGTTATATACTTGCCTATAGTCTAAGTAATACTTTTCATCAAAGAGTAAACAGCTTTTTTAATGAAACAGCTGCAGCTGTAGAAAAAGAAAACTATCATACTTCTACTGGTACGAGAATTGGCTTTCATAAATATGGCTATGATTTACTACAAGAAAGTTTGCTATTTGGATTTGGTACAGGAGATCATCAATATGAGTTCTTAGAATACATTAAAGTAGTTGAAAATGATAAATCAAATTATAACTCCATGAAAAATAATTTAGACAGTGGTAGTGGAGGGAGTTTGCATAGTGAATTTTTAGATAACTCTTTGCAGTTTGGAATCATAGGATTGGTAATATTTCTTAATATATTTTATCAGCTTTTAAAATATCAAGTTAATGATTACTATTTGAAAATTGTCCAAGTAATCTTTGTTGTGATTTTACTTGCAACTGCAAGTGTTAATATGATTTTTCTATTCTCTAAAATAGGTAAAATTTTCACTTTATTATCCGCTCTTACATTAAAACTTTATTACAATAAAGAAAAACTTAAAAAACTCACCTAG
- a CDS encoding glycosyltransferase family 2 protein, which translates to MTKQRIKNISCVMIAKDAQATIKSVLDSLIEFDDVVVYSNNSTDKTDEIAKTYTNANLIQGEFLGFGPTKNRAATFAKNDWILSLDADEVLSQEFVTNLKTTKLDEKSLYTILRTNYYKTTQIKHCWGNDIITRVYNRSKTSFTDKKVHEKIIEDGFKIESINGAIKHYPYSNITDFIVKLDRYSTIFANDNVGKKSSSPLKAFLNGGFSFFKTYFLKGGFLDGYPGLVIAFSHMATNFYKYIKLYELNRELKQ; encoded by the coding sequence ATGACTAAACAACGCATTAAAAATATCTCTTGTGTTATGATAGCTAAAGATGCTCAGGCGACAATAAAGAGTGTTCTTGACTCTTTAATTGAGTTTGATGATGTAGTTGTATACAGTAATAATTCAACTGATAAAACTGATGAAATTGCAAAAACTTACACAAATGCAAATCTAATACAGGGTGAGTTTTTAGGATTTGGTCCTACTAAAAACAGAGCCGCAACTTTTGCAAAGAATGATTGGATACTGTCTTTAGACGCAGATGAAGTGTTATCACAAGAGTTTGTAACTAATCTAAAAACTACTAAATTAGATGAGAAGAGTTTATATACAATATTAAGAACTAACTACTACAAAACTACTCAAATTAAACACTGCTGGGGGAATGATATAATAACAAGAGTTTATAATCGCTCAAAAACTTCATTTACGGACAAAAAGGTACATGAGAAAATCATCGAAGATGGCTTTAAGATTGAGTCAATCAATGGGGCTATAAAACATTATCCATATTCAAATATTACAGATTTTATCGTAAAGCTAGACCGTTACTCAACTATATTCGCGAATGATAATGTTGGTAAAAAAAGTTCATCTCCACTAAAAGCATTTTTAAATGGTGGGTTTTCCTTTTTCAAAACTTATTTTCTAAAAGGTGGATTTTTAGATGGTTACCCAGGTTTAGTTATAGCTTTTTCCCACATGGCTACAAACTTTTATAAATATATAAAACTCTATGAATTAAATAGAGAATTAAAGCAATAG
- a CDS encoding glycosyltransferase family 9 protein: MNILICRTDKLGDFITALPAIYVLKHYNTQNKIIVCVAPLNRALAESCDFIDEVVVDSGQSLWNLASAIRTCKIDASIALFSNTRIAITLLLAGISKRIAPATKIAQIFYTQRVLQRRSEVKMAEFEYNLELTKALFSHINLEYKKPLLEFTDSKTVYDIFRINNDIEKEVIAFHVGFGGSSDANWNLDEYEILIREVLRQKRYQVVLTFGPDEKELYEEMQSRFIDEGVVFYLSLDGLIYFAKLISSFKLFVSTSTGTYHLASLVGCPTMTFFGDSLFASSKRWKSLGEEKLQQHFMLPQDKTKRDKIFEEVKKKLLL; encoded by the coding sequence TTGAATATTTTAATCTGTCGCACAGATAAGCTTGGAGACTTTATAACTGCTCTCCCAGCAATCTATGTATTAAAACATTATAATACTCAAAATAAGATTATAGTTTGTGTCGCCCCACTTAACAGAGCATTGGCAGAGTCTTGTGATTTTATAGATGAGGTTGTTGTCGATAGTGGGCAGAGTCTATGGAATTTGGCTTCAGCTATTCGTACATGTAAGATAGATGCTTCAATAGCTCTTTTTTCAAATACTCGTATAGCTATTACTTTGCTTTTAGCAGGTATCTCAAAACGAATTGCTCCTGCAACAAAAATAGCCCAGATTTTTTATACACAAAGAGTTTTACAAAGAAGAAGCGAAGTTAAGATGGCAGAGTTTGAGTATAATCTAGAACTCACAAAAGCACTGTTTTCTCACATAAATTTAGAGTACAAAAAACCACTTTTAGAGTTTACCGATTCTAAAACTGTATATGATATCTTTCGTATAAATAATGACATTGAAAAAGAGGTTATAGCATTTCATGTAGGTTTTGGCGGCTCATCAGATGCCAACTGGAACCTAGACGAGTATGAGATACTGATTCGTGAGGTTTTAAGACAGAAAAGATATCAGGTAGTTCTTACTTTTGGACCTGATGAAAAAGAACTGTATGAAGAGATGCAAAGTAGATTTATAGATGAAGGGGTCGTCTTTTATCTCTCTCTTGATGGTTTGATATACTTTGCAAAGCTTATAAGCAGTTTTAAACTTTTTGTCAGTACTTCAACAGGCACTTATCATCTCGCCTCACTTGTTGGTTGTCCAACTATGACCTTTTTTGGTGATAGTTTATTTGCAAGTTCTAAAAGGTGGAAAAGCTTAGGTGAAGAAAAGCTTCAACAGCATTTTATGCTACCTCAGGATAAAACCAAGAGAGATAAAATATTTGAAGAAGTTAAAAAAAAGCTATTGCTTTAA
- a CDS encoding DUF1919 domain-containing protein, producing MRIEIRRNIEKFLKGKINRLRKNQDGFTIVSNNCWGTFIYKKFGLYCQ from the coding sequence GTGAGAATAGAGATACGTAGAAATATTGAAAAATTTTTAAAAGGTAAAATAAATCGTTTAAGGAAAAATCAGGATGGCTTTACCATTGTTTCTAATAACTGTTGGGGAACTTTTATATATAAAAAGTTTGGATTATATTGTCAATAA
- a CDS encoding glycosyltransferase, with protein MKVSIIVAVYKDVESLALIIKALHNQTYKNFEVVIAEDGNSPQMQEYIKTIENLEVIHTAQEDIGVRKARSQNNGLLASSGEYLIFIDGDCIPYSNFVEGHVFLSENKTALSGRRMNIPVALVKKIREGLIDINDIENNLWKYSLLIFNKQVRFRQGIFLNPRGWIYKLISKRDISASILGCNFSCFKKDMIDINGFDESYGETAIPDDMDWEWRFKAFGLKLKSCKNVANMFHLDHNIHDRGDAIPYLKIMYERKKSGKYICEEGLNTHDV; from the coding sequence ATGAAAGTTAGTATTATAGTTGCTGTATATAAAGATGTAGAATCCTTAGCTTTAATCATAAAAGCATTGCATAATCAAACATATAAAAATTTTGAAGTTGTAATAGCTGAAGATGGTAATTCACCTCAGATGCAAGAGTATATTAAAACAATTGAGAATTTAGAAGTAATACACACCGCACAAGAGGATATTGGTGTTAGGAAAGCAAGGTCTCAAAATAATGGACTTTTAGCTTCTAGTGGGGAGTATTTGATTTTTATAGATGGTGACTGTATACCTTATAGTAATTTTGTAGAGGGGCATGTCTTCTTATCAGAAAACAAGACAGCACTTAGTGGCAGGAGAATGAATATACCTGTTGCACTAGTAAAAAAAATACGTGAAGGTTTAATTGATATAAATGATATAGAAAATAATCTTTGGAAGTATAGCTTACTTATTTTTAACAAGCAGGTTAGATTTAGACAGGGAATATTTCTAAATCCTAGAGGGTGGATATATAAACTTATCTCAAAAAGAGATATAAGTGCTTCTATATTGGGGTGTAATTTTTCATGTTTTAAGAAAGACATGATTGATATAAATGGCTTTGATGAAAGTTATGGAGAGACAGCTATCCCTGATGATATGGACTGGGAGTGGCGCTTTAAAGCTTTTGGCCTTAAGCTTAAATCATGTAAAAATGTGGCTAACATGTTTCATTTAGATCATAATATACACGATAGAGGAGATGCTATACCTTATTTGAAAATAATGTATGAGAGAAAAAAATCTGGTAAATATATCTGTGAAGAAGGATTAAATACTCATGACGTATAA
- a CDS encoding acyltransferase → MTYKTILLILQKYLLVKNSFRSSKYNRLHIMSILRHSKIRVSGIDNSVELCDGNFKRVKIGIDGNNNKITIKKDTYIRNLEIIMQGSNHTLCIGQRTEIGGATIVCCGENSRILIGDDCLLASNIDIKSCDGHSIYKNNEVINNSKDIIINNNVWIAQHVNILKGVTIGNNSVIGINSLLTSNIFESNVVIAGVPAKVIKRNITWGKERTL, encoded by the coding sequence ATGACGTATAAAACAATATTGCTAATTTTACAAAAATATTTACTTGTTAAAAATTCTTTTCGTTCTTCTAAATATAATAGATTACATATAATGTCCATATTGAGACATAGTAAAATACGAGTAAGTGGTATTGATAATTCTGTAGAATTATGTGATGGGAATTTTAAAAGAGTTAAAATAGGTATAGATGGAAATAATAATAAGATTACTATAAAAAAAGACACCTATATTAGAAATTTAGAGATAATAATGCAAGGTAGTAACCATACACTTTGTATAGGTCAAAGAACAGAAATAGGTGGAGCAACTATAGTTTGCTGTGGAGAAAATAGTAGAATATTGATAGGGGATGATTGTTTATTGGCATCAAATATAGATATAAAATCTTGTGATGGGCATTCTATTTATAAAAATAATGAAGTAATTAACAATAGCAAAGATATTATTATAAATAATAATGTTTGGATTGCCCAACATGTTAATATTTTAAAGGGAGTCACTATTGGCAATAATTCAGTTATAGGTATAAATAGTTTACTGACTTCAAATATATTTGAGTCCAATGTTGTTATAGCTGGAGTTCCTGCTAAAGTAATTAAAAGAAATATAACATGGGGGAAAGAGAGAACATTATGA
- a CDS encoding glycosyltransferase family 2 protein produces the protein MSLKVSFITINYNSSNYTIKLIESIEKYTTLEYEIVIVDNDSREEDYSNLKKYINSNQKIQLIRNTINEGFSSGNMLGVQYARGEYFFFINNDTQLLNDATLVMTNYLHSNLHIALATAKVNDENGNFSSSYKLFPSVVKELFGNSIARTFSKHNFPSNKIKLDVPTLVEVVSGSCMFFRARDFVEIGGFDKEFFLYCEEEDLSKRVWDYGKEVVFLPEAQIFHHSGGSTTKSFEIEREYYISYNILINKHFNKPSVFILKLLLILKLFRRSFKRKNGLKLFLCVLNGCTKNLSLRTLQH, from the coding sequence ATGAGTTTAAAAGTGTCATTTATTACAATTAACTATAACTCTTCAAATTATACTATTAAACTAATTGAAAGTATAGAAAAATATACTACGTTAGAATATGAAATAGTTATAGTTGATAATGATTCCAGAGAAGAAGATTATTCTAATTTGAAAAAATATATCAATTCCAATCAAAAAATACAATTAATAAGAAATACTATAAATGAAGGCTTTTCCTCTGGAAATATGCTCGGTGTACAATATGCTAGAGGAGAGTACTTTTTCTTTATAAATAATGATACACAACTCTTAAATGATGCTACTTTAGTTATGACTAACTATTTGCATAGCAACTTGCATATTGCTCTAGCTACCGCCAAAGTTAACGATGAGAATGGAAATTTCTCTTCTTCATATAAACTATTTCCAAGTGTAGTAAAAGAGTTATTTGGAAATTCAATTGCAAGGACTTTTTCTAAGCATAATTTTCCAAGCAATAAAATAAAACTAGATGTACCAACATTAGTAGAAGTAGTAAGTGGTTCTTGCATGTTTTTTAGAGCTAGAGATTTTGTTGAAATTGGTGGATTTGATAAAGAATTTTTCTTGTATTGTGAGGAGGAAGATTTATCTAAAAGAGTCTGGGATTACGGTAAAGAAGTTGTGTTTTTGCCAGAAGCTCAAATATTTCACCATAGTGGAGGAAGTACAACAAAAAGCTTTGAAATAGAAAGAGAATACTACATTTCATATAATATTTTAATAAATAAACATTTCAATAAACCCAGTGTTTTTATATTAAAGTTATTATTGATTTTAAAGCTTTTTAGAAGAAGCTTTAAAAGAAAAAATGGGTTAAAACTTTTTTTATGCGTATTGAATGGATGTACAAAAAATTTAAGCCTAAGAACGTTGCAACACTAG
- the waaC gene encoding lipopolysaccharide heptosyltransferase I, which yields MRICIVKLSAMGDIIHAMVALQFIKKHIPSAQIDWVVESGFKGVLENNPHIDNILNVNLKSIKKNKLDIFTQYRLLKTYSKNNYDIIIDAQGLLKSALVSRIIGAKTIAGFDKNSIRESVASFFYNKKIHIAYKENAIDRNMAVICQSLDIQYTKNDILEKDKFLFFSKTEQKATEPYIVLVVGASKENKIYPKEKFADLVNKLGKKTIIVWGNEEEHKTAIWIVKNSDFAIIAPKGNLDALKSIVAGAKIAIGGDTGPTHMAWGLNIPSVTIFGNTPEYRNTYITNINKVVKSSSKVDPLKLDPSDFSIRDIDVNEITQCISQHQLLSY from the coding sequence ATGAGAATATGTATCGTAAAACTCTCTGCTATGGGAGATATTATCCATGCTATGGTTGCTTTACAATTTATAAAAAAACATATACCTTCGGCTCAAATTGACTGGGTGGTCGAGAGTGGATTTAAAGGTGTGCTTGAGAACAATCCTCACATAGATAATATTTTAAATGTCAATCTGAAGTCTATAAAAAAGAACAAACTTGACATATTTACTCAGTACAGACTTCTAAAAACATATTCAAAAAACAACTATGACATTATTATTGATGCACAAGGGTTGTTAAAGTCGGCTCTTGTTTCTAGAATTATCGGAGCAAAAACCATTGCCGGATTTGACAAAAACTCCATAAGAGAGAGTGTAGCTTCATTTTTTTATAATAAAAAAATTCATATTGCTTATAAAGAAAATGCGATTGATAGAAACATGGCGGTTATATGTCAGTCGCTGGATATACAATATACAAAAAACGACATTTTAGAGAAAGATAAATTTTTATTTTTCTCTAAAACGGAGCAAAAAGCTACTGAGCCATATATAGTTCTAGTAGTTGGCGCTTCTAAAGAGAATAAAATATACCCGAAAGAAAAATTTGCAGACCTTGTAAACAAACTTGGAAAAAAAACAATTATAGTCTGGGGCAATGAAGAGGAGCATAAAACAGCAATCTGGATAGTTAAAAACAGTGATTTTGCTATTATTGCACCTAAAGGAAATCTGGATGCACTTAAATCTATTGTAGCCGGTGCGAAAATTGCAATAGGCGGAGATACAGGTCCCACGCACATGGCTTGGGGATTAAATATTCCTTCCGTTACAATATTTGGCAATACCCCAGAGTACAGAAATACTTATATAACAAATATAAATAAAGTTGTAAAGTCAAGCTCTAAAGTTGACCCTTTAAAACTTGATCCTAGCGATTTTTCTATTAGAGATATTGACGTTAACGAGATAACTCAATGCATTTCTCAACATCAGCTGTTGAGTTATTAA
- a CDS encoding dual specificity protein phosphatase family protein — MKTVWKSIAFVALIVLTYYLWDVYVNFKFREISENKVYKSGLINPNKIESFLVDNKIKTVIDLLDPGVQDSQNPAQQKHIDAEDEAISEVNRKNNLNIKHVNIPSGQVPTKKTLTKFFEILDDKSNYPVLIHCYHGVGRAKIYSAIYRIEYENWNNADARDKTRLMVEGFGYKSSFADGKEKGDFLMNYKPRSAGENSTFYALKD; from the coding sequence TTGAAAACAGTATGGAAAAGTATAGCGTTTGTAGCGCTGATTGTGTTGACTTATTATTTGTGGGATGTATATGTAAATTTTAAATTTAGAGAAATTAGTGAAAATAAAGTTTATAAATCTGGATTGATTAATCCAAATAAAATTGAGAGTTTTTTAGTAGACAATAAAATAAAGACAGTGATAGATTTACTTGACCCAGGTGTGCAGGATAGCCAAAACCCAGCACAACAAAAACATATAGATGCTGAAGATGAAGCAATTAGTGAAGTAAATAGAAAAAATAATTTAAACATTAAACATGTGAATATACCATCAGGACAGGTCCCAACAAAAAAAACATTGACTAAATTTTTTGAAATATTAGATGATAAATCGAATTATCCTGTTCTTATACACTGTTACCATGGAGTAGGGCGTGCAAAAATATACAGTGCTATATACCGCATAGAGTATGAAAACTGGAATAATGCAGATGCAAGAGATAAGACTAGACTTATGGTTGAAGGTTTCGGATATAAAAGCTCGTTTGCCGACGGCAAAGAAAAAGGTGATTTTTTAATGAACTATAAACCAAGAAGTGCAGGTGAAAACAGCACATTTTATGCACTAAAAGATTAA
- a CDS encoding LTA synthase family protein, whose protein sequence is MYLNLPKHLRFLLFVFFIEVIVLTILRVAFFIAFWDNGLEYSSSEVAYSFWLGLRFDIQLIAIVNLPILLFGGIKKIGIFEHTRAKYFWMNYIMLTNIVIINLYVINFAYYDFFQKLVDSTIIRYFYNIKTAMSMLIDGYPIFSTSAGVVLFLVLMFFIFIKMYKKVDNQESKLIVGKKKFYIYALFSIVYIFSGYGKFEWYPWRWSEAFYSSNNFLSYLASNPVTYFSNTLKNKDIKYDEEKTKEYYDYVAELLNIKDKDPKKLSLARVVKPEHKEEYKFDKPNIVYILGESTSYARTSMSGNPLNPTPFLKEMSDSGILYSRYYTPHAGTARSVWTSMTGLADVERMKTSTRNPMVVNQNMILNSLEGYEKFYFIGGSLSWGNIRGVISNVNDIHIYEEPNYKDSPSNDAAWGISDVHLVSEVNNVIKNVKKPFFAFVQLSGNHSPNTIPDENFGFEYPKNLSQEDMKKYSFSGGEDDFKGQKFLDHSVERFITLAKKEKYFENTIFIFVGDHGLAKRGDHMHQAEQVFSTATLHTPLIIYAPKLIKHQEITYPVSAVDIMATIGGLSGQQYINSTMGRDLLDRNFDEKPHYAYYMDHGNNPTLSLIGDEFIFKTQADGTNKRLYKYYYDKKDENLISAYPEVAKKMENACRGIFESTRYVRFNNSTADVEKCIELSR, encoded by the coding sequence ATGTATTTAAATTTACCAAAACATTTAAGGTTTTTACTTTTTGTATTTTTCATAGAAGTTATTGTTCTTACTATTTTAAGAGTGGCGTTTTTTATAGCATTTTGGGATAATGGTCTAGAATACTCATCTTCTGAAGTGGCATACTCTTTTTGGTTGGGGCTAAGATTTGATATCCAACTAATAGCAATTGTAAATTTGCCTATATTACTTTTTGGCGGTATAAAAAAAATCGGAATATTTGAGCATACAAGAGCGAAATACTTTTGGATGAATTATATTATGCTTACAAACATTGTAATTATAAACCTGTATGTCATCAACTTTGCATACTATGATTTTTTCCAAAAACTCGTAGACTCTACCATCATAAGGTACTTTTACAATATTAAAACAGCTATGTCAATGCTTATTGATGGATACCCAATTTTTTCAACATCTGCCGGAGTAGTTCTGTTTTTAGTACTTATGTTTTTTATTTTTATTAAAATGTACAAAAAAGTTGATAACCAAGAAAGCAAACTGATTGTCGGAAAGAAAAAATTCTATATTTATGCTCTGTTTAGTATCGTTTATATTTTTTCTGGTTATGGAAAATTTGAATGGTACCCTTGGAGATGGAGTGAAGCCTTTTATTCATCAAATAATTTTTTATCATACCTGGCTTCTAACCCTGTGACATATTTTTCCAATACGTTAAAAAATAAAGATATAAAATATGATGAAGAAAAAACTAAAGAGTATTATGATTATGTGGCAGAACTTTTAAACATAAAAGACAAAGACCCGAAAAAGCTTAGTTTAGCAAGGGTAGTTAAGCCAGAGCATAAAGAAGAGTATAAGTTTGATAAGCCAAATATTGTATATATCTTGGGTGAGTCAACATCCTATGCAAGAACAAGTATGTCTGGAAATCCTTTAAATCCGACTCCATTTTTAAAAGAGATGAGTGATAGCGGAATATTATATAGCCGTTATTACACTCCTCATGCCGGAACTGCCAGAAGTGTCTGGACATCTATGACCGGACTGGCTGATGTTGAGAGGATGAAAACAAGCACTAGAAACCCTATGGTTGTAAATCAAAATATGATTTTAAATTCGTTAGAGGGTTATGAGAAATTTTATTTTATTGGAGGAAGCCTTAGTTGGGGAAATATCAGAGGTGTTATTTCTAATGTCAATGATATTCACATCTATGAGGAACCAAACTACAAAGACTCTCCTAGCAATGATGCAGCATGGGGAATAAGCGATGTTCATCTTGTAAGCGAGGTAAACAATGTCATTAAAAATGTTAAGAAGCCTTTTTTTGCCTTTGTTCAGCTCTCTGGGAACCACTCTCCAAATACTATTCCGGATGAAAACTTTGGTTTTGAATATCCAAAAAATCTCTCTCAAGAGGATATGAAAAAATACAGTTTTAGCGGCGGGGAGGATGACTTTAAAGGGCAAAAATTTCTTGATCACAGTGTTGAGAGGTTTATAACCCTTGCAAAAAAAGAGAAATATTTTGAGAATACTATTTTTATTTTCGTAGGAGACCACGGACTTGCTAAAAGAGGTGACCACATGCATCAGGCCGAGCAAGTGTTTTCTACTGCCACTTTGCATACCCCTTTAATTATTTATGCACCAAAGCTTATAAAACATCAAGAGATTACCTATCCTGTAAGTGCTGTTGATATTATGGCTACCATTGGAGGTCTTAGTGGTCAGCAATATATAAACTCAACAATGGGGAGAGATTTGCTTGATAGAAATTTTGATGAAAAACCACATTATGCATACTATATGGATCATGGGAATAATCCAACTTTGAGTTTAATAGGTGATGAGTTTATTTTTAAAACTCAAGCAGACGGGACTAATAAAAGACTATATAAATATTACTATGACAAAAAAGATGAGAATCTAATATCTGCATATCCTGAAGTTGCGAAAAAGATGGAAAATGCATGTAGAGGTATTTTTGAATCTACAAGATATGTAAGGTTTAATAACTCAACAGCTGATGTTGAGAAATGCATTGAGTTATCTCGTTAA
- a CDS encoding glycosyltransferase family 4 protein, giving the protein MSKNILEFCLSPDLGGLELCAIEYFKYFKTQTYSYLCVAPNKKLDIYLEDENKFTLKRNKLFPILPAFKLAKFIDKNDIDVVHFHWTKDIATVVLGKVLSKRKPKIIQTRHMTMTRFKNDFYHKWLYKNIDTIHAVTYQVKGQLEQFIPSEIRPKLEMVYLGVNEILVNDEKIINLKEQYNIKDEFIVGIVGRIEESKGQYLVIEAIAKLKKLNIKALIVGHAMDESYMAELKLKIKELEIEDKIIFTGFTKDVNEHIKLCDVTVLATPKETFGLVVIESMINKVPVIATANGGPLEIIDNEEDGLLFDRTTENLVEKIELLFINTELKNKLALNGYKKVKEVFDKNTQMQKMYEVIDES; this is encoded by the coding sequence GTGTCAAAAAATATTTTAGAATTTTGTTTATCTCCTGATTTAGGTGGATTAGAGCTTTGTGCTATTGAGTATTTTAAGTATTTTAAAACACAAACTTATTCTTATCTATGCGTAGCCCCCAATAAAAAACTTGATATCTATTTAGAAGATGAAAATAAGTTCACACTAAAAAGAAATAAGTTATTTCCAATACTCCCAGCTTTTAAGTTAGCAAAATTTATAGATAAGAATGACATAGACGTAGTTCATTTTCATTGGACTAAAGATATAGCCACTGTTGTACTAGGAAAAGTACTTAGTAAAAGGAAGCCTAAGATTATCCAAACGAGACACATGACTATGACCAGGTTTAAAAATGATTTTTACCACAAGTGGCTTTATAAAAATATAGATACAATACATGCAGTTACATATCAAGTAAAAGGGCAACTTGAACAATTTATACCATCAGAAATAAGACCTAAGTTAGAGATGGTTTATTTAGGAGTTAATGAGATTCTTGTTAATGATGAAAAAATTATTAATCTAAAAGAACAATACAACATAAAAGATGAGTTTATAGTTGGAATTGTAGGTAGAATTGAAGAGAGTAAGGGACAATACTTAGTAATAGAAGCCATTGCTAAACTAAAAAAATTAAATATAAAAGCTTTAATAGTCGGTCATGCTATGGATGAATCTTATATGGCAGAGTTGAAACTAAAAATAAAAGAATTAGAGATTGAAGATAAAATTATTTTTACTGGTTTTACAAAAGATGTCAATGAGCATATAAAACTATGTGATGTAACAGTATTAGCAACACCTAAGGAGACTTTTGGGCTAGTTGTTATAGAGTCAATGATAAATAAAGTACCAGTGATAGCTACTGCAAATGGTGGCCCACTTGAAATAATTGATAATGAAGAAGATGGACTTTTATTTGACAGAACCACTGAAAACTTAGTTGAAAAAATTGAGTTATTATTTATAAATACAGAGCTTAAAAATAAGTTAGCGCTTAATGGATACAAAAAAGTAAAAGAAGTGTTTGATAAAAATACACAAATGCAAAAAATGTATGAGGTGATAGATGAAAGTTAG